cttggcttttttatagaaaataaataaatttggtgtAAAATGTATTGTTTTATGTACGGGAAAAAGTTTGAGTTTTcacgtttttgtttttatgtaatGATGCTTACACACCTAACTATCATTTTGCAACatcatattttagttttaaattaaactaatcTTATTTCCAACCccttttttattcaaacttaATCAATAGTAGTAGTTGTAAAGTTACTAATTATTTCACATCAATGTTGttatgattatataaaaaaaaaaacttaattggttgttttgaaaagatattaatTAACGTGGAATAGTCAAGTGTTTTTAACATATGCTGGAATGCTTCATAATTGATGTAGTGCGTCCATGTGAGAGGATGCAGTGTCGTTTGTCTTTCTTAAGCTCAAGTACTAGTAGATCACAGCATGAATCATTTGAAAGCTTCCCAGCTTGTTTTATAACCATATAAAACTGCTTCTTTATGCACATGCTTCCATCTTAGTTTGGCATGATAGTCTTTATGCATTATCTGGATTGatcaaatgtattttttataatacaaaatattgcGTGAatgaaaatatcttataaaaaatcCTTTAATAGTTTTCGTTTAAAGTATATAAGAAACAGACGCCAATAACCAACCAGCACAGTTGAATTCAATTGCCAAAACATGACTTTGTAAGACCACTTCAAACTCCAACGCCAGATCACTCCTAGATCAGATTCCCCTTTTAAATTAGTTTGACAATTTGACCACATTACAAAAGTTTTAGATTTAAACAACATGCATCACCCATTTTACATCATACTACAATGACCATTAAACAACCACACCTTCGTGTATCACTCAGCCCCAATTAATTACTTGCCCAAAACAATACTAAATCCATGAATATAGATGTTTCTTTTCCCACATTAAATGGcgacattaatttaattatttgctcaataattgaaataatgaaAACACACAATAAATATAGTTGACCTGCTCATCCtcctaagaataaaaaatgtcaaCTACTAGTAGGGTAAGAGACAAATTAAATActacataaaacaaaaataaacaataaaataaaatcagagtTTCTATCTCGTGATAAAGGCATCACAGCCGGAGACGGGAAGATTCTGAAACTTTCTTTCCATTTGGTCCACGTCCACATGACACACCCCACTTGTGTATTCCAAAATTTGAGATTTCATATacattttcaaaagttttttttataaaataattcttaCATTTTCTTCTAagcatgacttttttttttctctattaaaaatataaatatagtaataaattaattattttatttatcagtgtcacttataagaaaatatactataaataaaatttacagcCCCTCAAACTTTATATTGCATGGCTAATAAATTTGGTACTTTTGGCATTGTACTTGGTGCCATGTCGATAATGATTTTTTTGAGAAACGCTATTTTAGTATCGAACGACATACCATAATAGAAATGAATTCCTACtatcaaatatatatgatagatacttaaaaatttattaaataattaatgtaataaagattgcatttaatttaatttaatttctatgcacTATCAACTATTAGAAtattaagataaatatatttttagataattattataaaattgaataaatttattatatatgataatttatatttaaaaaaatatcattatctcATTAATATAAGGTTGGggtctaataataaaaatagaatataaacattaatatttatacatactgtaattagaaactaaaactataattatatctataaaagaaaaatagaacttACAAATTACAATCATCATGAAGGTCGGCGAGTTTTGTGCGGCGAAGAGCTGAAGAATCTAAACCGGGTTGGAAATCGGGTCGGGTTCCGGATAAGACTGTCCCGACCCGGAAGTGTTTTTCTGACGTCGAAACGCCGTCGCGTTCAACATTGGTCAAGCCCAAGAGAACAGCGTCGGACATGGCACCCGTGTTAGGTATCAAAACGTCGTCGTTATCAGAGGGCTCAATTTCCATGTCAGGGCAATCGGGTTCGCTGGCCGAGACCGTTTCCTCGTTTTCCAGCGTGTCAGAAACTGACAACATTGGAGAAAGCTCGGAATTTGAAGAACAtgcgttttctttttttgggcAAGACACGGATTCATTGGGTTCGGATAAACGGGTCGTGGATGGCTTGGTTCTGGTGCTTCCCGCGAGGGAGTTCCGGTGAACAGGTTTCGCGTGTTTGTGGTCGCCGGTGTAGGTCACGATGAACGTGTTGGGTTCGGTGGTGCTTCGTTCTACTTGCTTTCTCGCGACGCAGCCTTTGCAGCTACTGCATCTGTAATAGTTCCTATAGAATAACAGTTCAAAGTAATGTTGTGGATTTAGTATGCTGAATGAATTTCTCGTGATGAGAGTGAAATTCAAAAGTGTAATGTTATGGATATGTTACTGTGAAGGTGATGAGACTATGAGAGAATGTTTtgcatatatatgtgtgtgtgtgtttggtttatttatttaccttGGATATGGAGAGCCTTTGATGGGTTTTTGTCCATATTTTCGCCATGCCCACAAGTCTGATGACAGGTTGTCTGCGGTTACATGGCACACCATTTTCTTCTGTTGGCTTTTTCTgtagaaaaaaatggaaattgatGTAAAATGTAGTGATTTTATGTTTTGGGGTTTTATGTATCGGAAAAAGttcgagttttttttttttttttgttaatgtaaTGAGTTGATTAAAGTGTGTTTGTAAATGGGAATTGAAGTGATTATTTACCTTTTTCTTGATCTGGGTGTTTGCGGTTGTGTGGTTGGTGAAAGGATGGGACTTGTTTGGGGTGCTTGAGGGGGTGGTTGGTTTTGTTCTGGGCTTTGGAGTTGCTGTTGTTGGTGGTGTTGGAATCTGTCAAAACCAGTAGTGGTGGGTGTTCCAATGGAGGTGTGATTTGTGGGAGCAGGAAGGAGATGGTGGTGGTAACCTTGCTGTTGTCCAATGAATCCCACAACCTCAGACAAAGTGGAGTTGGGATTGATGCCAAGATCACTAGTGATAGTGCTAGTGCTAGTAGTGGTGCTGGTGGTGTTGGTGGGGTTGAAGTTTATTACTAATTGTTGATGTTGAAGCTCTTGGAACCCATTTGTTGTTGGTTGCACAAGACTGGGAAAAGAGAATAATGAGCCATTTTCTTGGCTCAAATCCAAGCAAGAGGTAGTGTTGGGGGTGGTGGTGGGTGGGGTTTCTGTGTTTGTGGTGGCAGTAAAGGTAGCAGCTTTGCAACTTCTAACTAAGGCAAAGAGATCCCAATCCTCATGAGTCATTTTTCAGAGAGAATAATTGGTTTGCGGGTATATATATCTAGAAATTCTTGCAGAAGAAATCTCAGTTGTAATTGGTGGTGCTTCAGTTTCTGTTATGCCCGATGGAGACAACTGGTAGAGAGCAAATTAAGACTGAGACAGAGGGTGAGATTAGAGGCACAAAGGATGGCGCTGACTTTTTGGATGAACCAAAAAACttgttagagagagagagagagtgatgtTGTGGTGGAGCACTGACTCAGTTGGgtaattcttaattatttatccaGGGAAAAATGAACTTCTAGTGAGAGtattttgttttgatatatttaattCCATCTCTTGGATTTAGGAGTTTATTGTTTGAGAGATTTTAATCTTCTGAAACTAAAAAAGGACAAAAGCACTTTGGTTGCCTTTTTGATTGACTATGTTATTATGTCAAAGAGGAACCCTACCTAAGGTGGCAGCAACGTAATAAGGACGATGATTCCGATGCTTCCTTACTTAGTTGCctttgttttgttgtgttaGACTTAGCCCCCACAAGCATGTTGCCTGAACCATACTCGTGTTCTGATTGGTTAGTTCGCGTAATCTAGGAAACGTATAGCAGTGTTGCAGTGGCAAGCTTTGAAAATTGCTCAGTCCACTGTCACTGCCATGTTTCTGCATGGCTTGCCCTACAAACTGGGGCACACTCTACCCCTATGCTGCGTTTCGTGTTTTATGAATAAAACTTACTACTACTATTACTACTAAGCCTTTTTATTTTCGTTCATCCATGTAAACAGGAATTTcatattatattacttttacaCCATAAATGAGATTATGTCTAAACATGGAAGAATCTTTAATTCCCCTTAAAGTTTGGTTATATAATGTCCTAAAAaatgtgtattttaatttttaagtcgGTAACggtaacaaattttatattaaaatttgcaTTACGGCTGGaagattttaattttgcatCATCACCAAACAATTACAAAAAAGTTTAAGAGTTCAATGACGTGTGAGGACGTGAGGTAAACTAGTTTGAATTCATATACTtggtaattttcttttattaatattatcttatagTAGTAGTTGCTAACCAATGATGATATAAAGTAATATAAGTATCACAATCAGCAATATGTTGcgtttgatatttaattatgaataaaaaattaactatgaataaaagattaataattttttttagagattacATGTATTTTTCATGCTATTATCTAtcttttctataaatatatgtaagatgataaaattttgtttgagtATTACACAGTTATACTTATATGCTCGGGACTAAGGGGCCTAGATTAGGTTTTAGTCTAATTtacaattaaacataattaaaaagacAAGTTACGCAAATCAgaaaaatgagtaattaaaaaagccaacaaataaaaataatcaggttgaaaaattaaaaaaacattttggaaattaaaaaaactgaaaaataaaataaaaatattataaatgtaaGAACGAAATCAAAGTATTGTTACACACAACAAATAGTTAGCATTGGACAgtcaaattattattgttttatgcttttttttcgAGTAAATAGATATTTTGATTTCTGATTTTTCATTTATCGGCATTCTCGGTCCCTTGGGAGAGCCTAACAAAGGCTCAAATATCCTTAAAGCCAGCCATGACAATCCATTCCATCCATCCTTATACCAGATCACAACATAAACAAGTTGAGCCACTGTGATCCCCAACTCGTGATATCAAATGCCAAAGTTGCACCATCTAAGCCAAAATCTAACACATAAATTAAGAACCAGAGTATCCCAATGTGCAGAATTAAAGCCACCAACCCAGTCCATCCAATAACGTTAACCTTGCTCTGAGCTTGAAGGAACTTTTGCGTTGGAAAATTGAAGGGAAGTGAAAGAAATTGTGGAATTACTAAAATGGAGAAACTCCCTGCAGGATCAGCTATATCTTCCTGTTGACCAAGAAGCTTCAAAATTGTAGCGGCAAAAAATGTATATAGGCAAGAGCAAGATACTGGTCAGGGATAATATCACCCATGAGCGTTGCATATAAACACCAAGCATATTAACCTGCCCAGCTTCGAAATCTTGTCCACAGAGTGTCTCAGTTGCACTCCCCATCGATCCCAAGCTACAGTTTTTATAGAGTATCGTTAgattttgtgtttcttttaaaaaaacaacagGCAACTAACAATTACAATTTCTACAGCTTCCCTATTGAATTTGTCTTCTTTAAAATGAAGACATGCAAATACACTCACAAACTACATACCTATGTAACATTTTAAAATGGTAATGAAATCAAATACATGTATGACAAATTCTAAAATTAGCTCAAATCTTAATTggccattttttaattaatagttatatATCGTATATCATTAAAGTGTACTCCCTTCACTTTATACTAGTGAAACCAGTTGGTTTCTATTCTCTAAGCAAGCTTTCCTGCAATATCCTCTGAGAAATACACAGCACAAGGCTTCGTTCTtgcttatgatttttttcttttatctgtaGAAATTGAACTCAGTTACGTACTAGGGAATTCACAACAACTCAAGCACATTATTCAATCAACCGAGTTAGATTCTCTTGATCTTGcttatgaattatgattttaagaaaattaaaatcattaaaattcaaaaaatctaGTAAGATGAAGGAAAATTCAATTAGGGACTGTGAGAACAAAGGAACCCCCTTTGTATTTAGCTAGAACCAAGTAAAGTCCATAAGATTAAAACAAGGAAGAAACTTATATGGAAATTTTTCAAGCTGTTCTCGGAACAGAATTGAATTTTCATCTTGAGATCCGAAGCTGGCCTTTAATGTAAACACTTATAAtgtaattatcaaaataaacttaaattCTAATCAGAACAACATCTAAAAAGCAATACAAAGGCACTAACCATGAAACCAAAGGCAAAAGTGTCAATGACGGAGTTAATGAGAGAGATAGCAGAGAGCTGAATGTGGCCGAGGTGTCCAACGAACATGCTGGTGACGGAGTTGACACCGAACTGACACCATATGTTGAAAACGATGGGCATCGCAATGTCCCACACTCTCTTGGTCTCAATCCAAAACACCTTCTTGACCTCCTTCAGCTCCCTCACCGCCACGTAGTCACCATTCTCCGCCACCCGTGCCGCCCCCTTGCCGTTCACCCTGCACCTTATTATTGAATTGAAGTGAGGGAGGACAAAGATAGGGAGGCTATTATTTTAACAGTGGAAGTTAGATTTTAACGATAGACACTTATTTGCATAACGGATgcaaaaatatgaattataataCCAAAGCATACAGCAGCAGGAGACAAAGAGCATGAAACAGGGGTGCATTCACAGGACACACAGAGGTACAGTTCGCAGGAAAATCCAAGAGGGTCACCACAAGGCAGGCCCTCTTACCTCATAGATTACATATGAAGCTTATTGTGAGAAAGGAAGCTGACCAGGATGGGCCAAATGAAATGCACAATTGCAGATTGGTGGCAACAGGGAcaccataaccataaatggaaTTAGCCAATGATTTAGAAAATATACCTTGAGGGACAAATTCTGTTATTAGGaaactaatataaataaagCAATTGTAAAATGATGAGATATGAACAAAATACAAGCTTCCTTTCCTTCTGTGTCTTCTTCTCTTGTGAAAACATTTAATGCCCataaaggagagagagagagagagaaggtgaCGCTGTTTACACACGTGAGTGATCAAATGACTGCATGAATATTTCGTAGCTTACGTGAAAAGTATTTATAcaaaggaagagaaagaaggTAATGCAAAAGCTGGTTGTTATACCAGAAAAACCGAAAATGCTAACTGCTTGTAACTAATAACTAACAAGACTAACGGACTTATGCTAAGAGCCCCCCTCAAGCTGGAAATGAATATTCAACATTCCCAGCTTGGAACAGAGACCTTGAAACAAAGAGGGGGAGAGTGGCTTCGTAAAAATGTCAGCTAGCTGCAGTTGCGAGGAGATAGGAAGCAGTTTGAGGCAACCTTGATTCACCTTATCACGCACGATATGATAGtcaatttctatatgtttggtcCGTTCGTGGAAGACGGGGTTACAAGCTATTTGAATGGCGGACTTATTATCACAGTACAGCGTTGCCGGCTGAATGAAGGAGACCCGAAAGTCTTGCAGAAGGTACGTGAGCCACTGAAGCTCACACGTTGAAGAATGCAAGCTCGATATTCCGCTTCTGAGAGCTTCTCGAAACAGTAGGTTGTTTCTTCGAACGCCAAGAGATAAGGGATGAGCCGAGATATACCGAGAAGCCCGTGATAGAACGCCTTGTATCGCGGCAACCGGCCCAATCGGAGTCATTGAAAGCCTTAAGTTGCAGAGGGCCGTTGGCAGCGAGAAAGATGCTTGAACCCGGTGAGCCTTTGAGGTATCACAAGACACGGAATGCTGCTTGTGAGTGAGCTGAAGTAGGGTGAGCCATATATTGGCTGAGTTGTTGAACAGCATGAGTGATATCAGGACGAGTGTTGGTGAGATAAA
The Glycine max cultivar Williams 82 chromosome 16, Glycine_max_v4.0, whole genome shotgun sequence genome window above contains:
- the LOC100794708 gene encoding probable WRKY transcription factor 27; protein product: MTHEDWDLFALVRSCKAATFTATTNTETPPTTTPNTTSCLDLSQENGSLFSFPSLVQPTTNGFQELQHQQLVINFNPTNTTSTTTSTSTITSDLGINPNSTLSEVVGFIGQQQGYHHHLLPAPTNHTSIGTPTTTGFDRFQHHQQQQLQSPEQNQPPPQAPQTSPILSPTTQPQTPRSRKRKSQQKKMVCHVTADNLSSDLWAWRKYGQKPIKGSPYPRNYYRCSSCKGCVARKQVERSTTEPNTFIVTYTGDHKHAKPVHRNSLAGSTRTKPSTTRLSEPNESVSCPKKENACSSNSELSPMLSVSDTLENEETVSASEPDCPDMEIEPSDNDDVLIPNTGAMSDAVLLGLTNVERDGVSTSEKHFRVGTVLSGTRPDFQPGLDSSALRRTKLADLHDDCNL